The following are from one region of the Sphingomonas oryzagri genome:
- a CDS encoding aspartyl protease family protein, which translates to MFDRRQFGALLLGGLAAPAAFATRRDAIATPLILEDKRLWIAAAIGSAKPMLFVVDTGAGHDYIRPEIAQQLHLQVAGAAVARGLGKDAVQGTMYVAHNVLLGGTMMEQTVAFAGYEFGGGLPDDAAGLMTAGLFTTRDSDIDFDKNEWRLWRDGKPDREGLVALDSKITGPGRSDLYSHRMFVQATLDGASYRLLVDTGSPGTLLLGPRAAARSGLFADDRPYAPAQTRGFGGNAARLSRRVRAGRFAMGPLTVERPLVTLMDPRQQSHADDDHDGILGLHWASLLNWSTDVQASRLWAARNTRPETPESYLLSAVWLEKDDDGHAHIADVGVGSPAHQAGLRAGDTIVSPAGLADAAKALSGQPGKAVSLQVQSAGGAPRPANFTLQPYL; encoded by the coding sequence ATGTTCGATCGGCGTCAGTTCGGTGCTCTCCTGCTGGGAGGCCTCGCGGCGCCCGCCGCCTTCGCCACCAGGCGCGACGCGATCGCGACACCGCTGATCCTCGAGGACAAAAGGCTGTGGATCGCGGCCGCGATCGGTTCCGCCAAGCCGATGCTGTTCGTCGTCGATACCGGCGCCGGCCACGATTATATCCGCCCCGAAATCGCGCAGCAGCTGCATCTGCAGGTCGCAGGCGCCGCCGTCGCGCGCGGGCTGGGCAAGGATGCCGTGCAGGGCACGATGTACGTCGCCCACAACGTGCTGCTGGGCGGCACGATGATGGAGCAGACCGTCGCCTTCGCCGGATACGAATTCGGCGGCGGCCTTCCTGACGATGCCGCCGGGCTGATGACCGCCGGCCTGTTCACCACGCGGGACAGCGACATCGATTTCGACAAGAACGAATGGCGGCTGTGGCGCGACGGCAAGCCGGATCGCGAGGGGCTGGTGGCACTCGATTCGAAGATCACCGGGCCGGGGCGCAGCGATCTCTACTCGCACCGCATGTTCGTGCAGGCGACGCTAGACGGCGCCAGCTACCGCCTGCTGGTCGATACCGGATCGCCCGGCACGCTGCTGCTCGGGCCGCGCGCCGCCGCGCGATCGGGCCTGTTCGCGGACGATCGCCCTTATGCCCCGGCGCAGACGCGGGGGTTCGGCGGCAATGCGGCGCGGCTGAGCCGGCGCGTCCGCGCGGGCCGCTTCGCGATGGGGCCGCTCACGGTCGAGCGGCCGCTGGTCACGCTGATGGATCCGCGCCAGCAATCGCACGCCGACGACGATCATGACGGCATCCTCGGCCTGCACTGGGCGAGCCTGCTCAACTGGTCGACCGACGTGCAGGCATCGCGCCTGTGGGCGGCGCGCAACACGCGGCCGGAGACGCCCGAATCCTATCTGCTGAGCGCGGTCTGGCTGGAAAAGGACGACGACGGCCACGCCCACATCGCCGATGTCGGCGTCGGCAGCCCAGCCCATCAGGCGGGTCTGCGCGCCGGCGACACGATCGTCTCGCCTGCGGGTCTGGCCGACGCGGCGAAGGCGCTGTCGGGCCAGCCCGGCAAGGCCGTGTCGCTCCAGGTACAGAGCGCGGGCGGAGCGCCCCGCCCGGCGAACTTCACGCTACAACCCTATCTCTAG
- a CDS encoding DNA polymerase III subunit chi gives MQVDFYQLGRDPLASVLASIATRVLAGGGRLLVVTGDEEQAKAIDEGLWTAQVESFLPHGLIGADQPILISATPEPANAARNVAIVDGVWREEAMGFDRAFHFFDDNSIDAARTAWRGLKGREGVEPRYWRQEDGRWTKVA, from the coding sequence ATGCAGGTCGATTTCTACCAGCTCGGCCGCGATCCGCTCGCGTCCGTCCTCGCCAGCATCGCGACGCGCGTGCTGGCGGGGGGCGGGCGGCTTCTCGTCGTCACCGGCGACGAGGAACAGGCGAAGGCGATCGACGAGGGGTTGTGGACCGCACAGGTCGAAAGCTTCCTGCCGCACGGCCTGATCGGCGCCGACCAGCCGATCCTGATCTCCGCCACGCCCGAACCCGCCAACGCGGCGCGCAATGTCGCGATCGTCGATGGCGTATGGCGCGAGGAGGCGATGGGCTTCGACCGCGCCTTCCATTTCTTCGACGACAATTCGATCGACGCGGCGCGCACCGCGTGGCGCGGCCTCAAGGGGCGCGAGGGCGTCGAGCCGCGCTACTGGCGGCAGGAAGACGGCCGCTGGACGAAGGTCGCCTAG
- a CDS encoding leucyl aminopeptidase, protein MNVRFADRRPEAPHALAIPLTAGKVEAARLAGLSGDAAAFVARAAVSAKFEGEAGAIAELFTGEERVILVGLGDGDSDKAYEKAGGALAAKVQTSEKTLVVDFSGHKTSGARAAALAFGAVMRNWRYDVYRTRLKASQKPQLDEIVIVGAGEGADAAWTSAKALADGVAFTKELVTEPANIIYPESFVERCRKLADLGVEITVLDDKQMAELGMGALLGVAQGSRKPARLLVMRWKGADKEPVAFVGKGVTFDTGGISIKPAAGMEDMKWDMGGAGAVAGTMMALAGRKAKAHVIGVCGLVENMPDGNAQRPGDVVTSMSGQTIEVINTDAEGRLVLCDAITWVQKTHGVKTIVDLATLTGAMIISLGNEYGGLFSNDDGLADKLLKASDASGDKLWRFPLGDAYDKLIDSPIADMKNVGPRGGGSITAAQFIKRFVEDGVKWAHLDIAGMVWSAKAGSTYEKGATGFGVRVLDKFVADNLEG, encoded by the coding sequence ATGAACGTCCGCTTCGCAGACCGCCGCCCGGAAGCGCCCCACGCGCTCGCCATCCCGCTGACCGCCGGCAAGGTGGAAGCCGCTCGACTCGCAGGGCTTTCCGGCGATGCCGCCGCCTTCGTCGCGCGCGCCGCCGTGTCCGCGAAGTTCGAGGGAGAGGCCGGTGCGATCGCCGAGCTGTTCACCGGTGAGGAGCGCGTGATCCTCGTCGGCCTCGGCGATGGCGATTCGGACAAGGCCTATGAAAAGGCCGGCGGTGCGCTCGCCGCGAAGGTGCAGACCTCCGAAAAGACGCTGGTCGTCGACTTCTCCGGCCACAAGACGAGCGGCGCCCGTGCCGCCGCGCTGGCGTTCGGCGCGGTGATGCGCAACTGGCGCTACGACGTCTATCGCACCAGGCTGAAGGCGAGCCAGAAACCGCAGCTCGACGAGATCGTGATCGTCGGCGCGGGCGAGGGCGCGGACGCCGCCTGGACGTCCGCCAAGGCGCTGGCCGACGGTGTCGCCTTCACCAAGGAGCTGGTCACCGAGCCGGCCAACATCATCTATCCCGAGAGCTTCGTGGAGCGCTGTCGGAAGCTGGCCGATCTCGGCGTCGAGATCACCGTGCTGGACGACAAGCAGATGGCGGAACTCGGCATGGGCGCGCTGCTCGGCGTCGCGCAGGGTTCGCGCAAGCCCGCCCGCCTGCTCGTCATGCGCTGGAAGGGCGCGGACAAGGAGCCGGTGGCGTTCGTCGGCAAGGGCGTGACGTTCGATACCGGCGGCATCTCGATCAAGCCCGCCGCCGGCATGGAGGACATGAAGTGGGACATGGGCGGCGCCGGTGCCGTCGCGGGCACGATGATGGCGCTCGCCGGGCGCAAGGCGAAGGCGCACGTCATCGGCGTGTGCGGCCTCGTCGAGAACATGCCCGACGGCAACGCCCAGCGCCCTGGTGACGTCGTGACGTCGATGTCCGGCCAGACGATCGAGGTGATCAACACCGATGCCGAAGGGCGCCTCGTCCTGTGCGACGCGATCACCTGGGTGCAGAAGACCCATGGCGTGAAGACGATCGTCGATCTCGCCACGCTCACCGGCGCGATGATCATCAGCCTCGGCAACGAATATGGCGGCCTGTTCTCGAACGACGACGGCCTCGCCGACAAGCTGCTCAAGGCGAGCGACGCCTCGGGCGACAAATTGTGGCGCTTCCCGCTGGGCGACGCCTACGACAAGCTGATCGACTCGCCGATTGCCGACATGAAGAATGTCGGCCCGCGCGGTGGCGGCTCGATTACGGCGGCGCAGTTCATCAAGCGCTTCGTCGAGGATGGCGTGAAGTGGGCGCATCTCGACATCGCCGGCATGGTCTGGTCGGCGAAGGCCGGCTCCACCTACGAGAAGGGCGCGACCGGCTTCGGCGTGCGCGTGCTCGACAAGTTCGTGGCCGACAACCTCGAAGGCTGA
- a CDS encoding LPS-assembly protein LptD encodes MGAGGGFGASDNGRPALSRPSPDPALTVANVDKPLADNEAAFTADQLDYDTDKHIVTATGDVRMIRQGNRMRADKVVWNRDTDDVHAYGNVAIQNPQGDMTYAQDAELTDSMKDGVAQDMLLVLENGGRMAAKQGARKDGVYTLNHAAYTPCDVTTNAGCPKEPIWKITAAKVVYDPARHRVSYRDTRLTFLGLPIFWLPAFSHPDGSGAGGNSGLLVPDISYNSRNGLQVATPYYIQLAPNRDLTVTPYVFTAVAPMLSAEYRSLSEKGAWRIQAYATESSRTTITGDNGKRDPRGYIEANGTWQLSPTWTLTGSIRAVSDKTFLQRYDLNYDDTLRSVVKAERIDDDSYLSIAGWAFQTLVPKLPGSNLAQARQGQQPFALPAIDYRRRITDPWLNGTFTLQANSLALIRTDGQDTQRAFTSAQWEKWLLTGMGQLITFTAYGRADVYHSSDNGLTQTVIYQGQPGWQTRGIAAGAIDVRWPFAGAVWNGTQRITPRIQFAGSPKTRNMQIPNEDSRAVDLEDTNLFSLNRFPGYDRWEDGARVTYGVEYALDLPRFSLRSDIGQSYRFSNRASILPPGTGLSGRTSDIVGRATVRYGNFVSLTERFRLDKNSFAIRRNEIDATLGSANSYLEVGYLNLSRNIDPAIEDLRDHEEVRLGARLAIGKRWSLFGSTTLDLTKNEQTVTASQSQTLQDLEDGFDPVKSRVGLAYEDDCFEASVQWRRNYAAFGDARYGDSFQFRLAFKNLGR; translated from the coding sequence ATGGGCGCCGGCGGCGGCTTCGGCGCGAGCGACAACGGCCGCCCGGCATTGTCCCGCCCCTCGCCCGACCCGGCGCTGACCGTCGCGAACGTCGACAAGCCGCTGGCCGACAACGAGGCCGCGTTCACCGCCGACCAGCTCGACTACGACACCGACAAGCATATCGTCACCGCCACCGGCGACGTCCGCATGATCCGCCAAGGCAACCGGATGCGCGCCGACAAGGTGGTGTGGAACCGCGACACGGACGACGTCCACGCCTACGGCAATGTCGCGATCCAGAACCCGCAGGGCGACATGACGTACGCCCAGGATGCGGAATTGACCGATTCGATGAAGGACGGCGTGGCGCAGGACATGCTGCTCGTCCTCGAAAACGGCGGACGCATGGCGGCCAAGCAGGGTGCGCGCAAGGATGGCGTCTACACGCTCAACCACGCCGCCTACACGCCCTGCGACGTGACCACTAACGCGGGCTGCCCGAAGGAGCCGATCTGGAAGATCACCGCGGCGAAGGTGGTCTACGATCCCGCCCGCCACCGCGTTTCATACCGTGACACCCGCCTGACGTTCCTGGGCCTGCCGATCTTCTGGCTGCCCGCCTTCTCGCATCCCGACGGATCGGGCGCGGGCGGCAATTCGGGCCTGCTGGTGCCGGACATCAGCTATAACAGCCGCAACGGCCTGCAGGTCGCGACGCCTTATTACATCCAGCTCGCGCCGAATCGCGATCTGACCGTCACGCCCTACGTCTTCACCGCCGTCGCGCCGATGCTCAGTGCCGAATATCGCTCGCTCTCCGAAAAGGGCGCGTGGCGGATCCAGGCCTATGCCACCGAAAGCAGCCGCACGACGATCACCGGCGACAATGGCAAGCGCGATCCGCGCGGCTATATCGAGGCGAACGGGACGTGGCAGCTCAGCCCGACCTGGACACTGACCGGATCGATCCGCGCCGTATCCGACAAGACGTTCCTGCAGCGCTACGACCTCAATTACGACGACACGCTGCGTTCGGTGGTGAAGGCCGAGCGGATCGACGACGACAGCTATCTCTCGATCGCCGGCTGGGCGTTCCAGACGCTGGTCCCGAAGCTGCCCGGATCGAACCTCGCGCAGGCGCGACAGGGCCAGCAACCCTTCGCGCTGCCCGCGATCGACTATCGCCGCCGGATCACCGACCCGTGGCTGAACGGCACCTTCACGCTGCAGGCCAACTCGCTCGCGCTGATCCGCACCGACGGGCAGGACACGCAGCGCGCCTTCACCAGCGCGCAGTGGGAAAAATGGCTGCTCACCGGCATGGGCCAGCTGATCACCTTCACAGCCTATGGCCGCGCCGACGTCTATCACAGCTCGGACAACGGGCTGACCCAGACGGTGATCTACCAGGGCCAGCCCGGCTGGCAGACGCGCGGCATCGCCGCGGGCGCGATCGACGTGCGCTGGCCTTTCGCCGGCGCGGTTTGGAACGGTACGCAGCGGATCACGCCGCGCATCCAGTTCGCCGGCAGCCCCAAGACACGCAACATGCAGATCCCCAACGAGGATTCGCGCGCCGTCGATCTGGAGGACACCAACCTCTTCTCGCTCAACCGCTTCCCCGGCTACGACCGGTGGGAGGATGGCGCGCGCGTCACCTACGGCGTCGAATATGCGCTGGACCTGCCGCGCTTCTCGCTGCGTTCGGACATCGGGCAGAGCTATCGCTTCTCCAACCGCGCCAGCATCCTGCCGCCGGGCACCGGGCTTTCCGGCCGCACCTCCGACATCGTCGGCCGCGCGACCGTGCGCTACGGCAATTTCGTGAGCCTCACCGAACGTTTCCGGCTCGACAAGAACAGCTTCGCCATCCGCCGCAACGAGATCGACGCGACGCTGGGTTCGGCCAACTCCTATCTCGAGGTCGGCTACCTCAACCTCAGCCGCAACATCGATCCGGCGATCGAGGATCTGCGCGATCACGAGGAAGTGCGGCTGGGCGCGCGGCTCGCGATCGGCAAGCGCTGGTCGCTGTTCGGATCGACGACGCTCGATCTCACCAAGAACGAGCAGACCGTCACCGCCAGCCAGAGCCAGACGCTGCAGGATCTGGAGGACGGCTTCGATCCGGTGAAGTCGCGCGTCGGCCTCGCTTATGAGGACGACTGTTTCGAGGCGAGCGTCCAGTGGCGGCGCAACTATGCGGCGTTCGGCGACGCACGCTACGGCGACAGCTTCCAGTTCCGGCTGGCGTTCAAGAACCTCGGACGCTAA
- a CDS encoding peptidylprolyl isomerase produces the protein MFKPRLAALCLAGAIALIGPGHAFAQGDDGAGVTNPLNLPNDVQVFGKFDPTIRKATAIVNGFIITDTDVDQRLNLVLAANGQQVAGEEKDRLRLQVLRNLIDETLEIQEAKSNDVDVPQSDIDSTFQRVAGQFKYTPDQFAAFLKSKGSSAASIKRQIQGEMAWQRLLDRKVQPFINVGDDEVKQVIARLNAAKGAKEYHVGEIFISSTPATDAQSHENADKVFEQLKKGGSFVAYARQYSEASTAAVGGDLGWVRAEQLPDAIAQVLPQMQNGSVTPPIQVPGGYSIIALQDTRQVLTSDPRDALLSLKQITISFPPGTTQATAGPRVAAFAEATQKMGGCGAAKDVATKFDGNMVENDNIKIRDLPPALQEQMAALSIGQSTTPFGSVEDGVRVLVLCGRDDPQTANAPSFDAIYNQMEQERVDLRARRYLRDLRRDAVIEYR, from the coding sequence ATGTTCAAGCCGCGCCTGGCGGCGCTTTGCCTGGCGGGCGCGATCGCCCTCATCGGCCCCGGCCACGCCTTCGCCCAGGGCGATGACGGGGCTGGCGTCACCAATCCGCTCAACCTGCCCAATGACGTGCAGGTGTTCGGCAAGTTCGATCCGACGATCCGCAAGGCGACCGCGATCGTCAACGGCTTCATCATCACCGACACCGATGTCGATCAGCGCCTGAACCTGGTGCTTGCCGCCAACGGCCAGCAGGTCGCCGGTGAGGAGAAGGACCGCCTGCGCCTGCAGGTGCTGCGCAACCTGATCGACGAGACGCTGGAGATCCAGGAAGCGAAGTCCAACGATGTCGACGTGCCGCAGTCGGACATCGATTCGACATTCCAGCGCGTCGCCGGCCAGTTCAAATACACGCCGGACCAGTTCGCCGCCTTCCTGAAATCGAAGGGTTCGTCCGCCGCCTCCATCAAGCGCCAGATCCAGGGCGAAATGGCCTGGCAGCGACTGCTCGATCGCAAGGTGCAGCCGTTCATCAACGTCGGCGACGACGAGGTGAAGCAGGTCATCGCCCGTCTCAACGCGGCGAAGGGCGCCAAGGAATATCATGTCGGCGAGATCTTCATCTCCTCGACCCCGGCCACGGATGCGCAGTCGCATGAGAATGCCGACAAGGTGTTCGAGCAGTTGAAGAAGGGCGGCAGCTTCGTCGCCTATGCCCGCCAATATTCCGAAGCCTCGACCGCCGCGGTCGGCGGCGATCTCGGCTGGGTGCGCGCCGAGCAGCTTCCCGATGCCATCGCGCAGGTGCTCCCGCAGATGCAGAACGGCTCGGTCACCCCGCCGATCCAGGTGCCGGGCGGCTATTCGATCATCGCCCTGCAGGACACCCGTCAGGTGCTCACCTCCGATCCGCGCGACGCGCTGCTGAGCCTGAAGCAGATCACGATCAGCTTCCCGCCGGGCACGACGCAGGCCACCGCCGGCCCGCGCGTCGCCGCCTTCGCCGAGGCGACGCAGAAGATGGGCGGCTGCGGCGCCGCCAAGGACGTCGCCACCAAGTTCGACGGCAACATGGTCGAGAACGATAACATCAAGATCCGCGATCTGCCGCCGGCGCTGCAGGAGCAGATGGCGGCGCTGTCGATCGGCCAGTCGACCACGCCGTTCGGCTCGGTCGAGGATGGCGTGCGCGTGCTCGTGCTGTGCGGCCGCGACGATCCTCAGACCGCGAACGCGCCCTCCTTCGACGCCATCTACAATCAGATGGAGCAGGAGCGCGTCGATCTGCGTGCCCGCCGCTACCTGCGCGATCTGCGCCGCGACGCGGTGATCGAGTACCGATGA
- the pdxA gene encoding 4-hydroxythreonine-4-phosphate dehydrogenase PdxA, translating to MSVAPIAVSIGDPAGIGPEVLAKAWVRRAQDRLSPFFAIGDLRSISTVWKGPLRKIDGPEDAAACFGEALPIMEVEDAGEIVPGQPNMPGARCAIASLEIAVGLAREGAASAIVTGPVSKAELYAIGFTHSGQTEFVAERCGVSPGNVAMMLAGPTLRTVCITTHVPLARVPSLLSVDLVVSRARVTARGLQRDFGIDNPRIAIAGFNPHAGESGALGREEIDILLPAIEQLRDEGIDIVGPMAADTMFHPRARARYDAALCTYHDQALIPLKTLHFDEGVNMTLGLPIVRAAPDHGTAFEIAGKGLAEPGATIAAIRMAGEAAERRASAS from the coding sequence ATGAGCGTCGCCCCGATCGCCGTATCGATCGGCGATCCGGCCGGGATCGGCCCCGAGGTGCTGGCCAAGGCCTGGGTGCGGCGCGCCCAGGACCGGCTGTCGCCCTTCTTCGCGATTGGCGACCTGCGCTCCATCTCCACCGTCTGGAAAGGCCCGCTGCGCAAGATCGACGGACCCGAGGACGCCGCCGCCTGCTTCGGCGAGGCGTTGCCGATCATGGAAGTGGAGGATGCGGGCGAGATCGTCCCCGGCCAGCCCAACATGCCCGGCGCACGCTGTGCCATCGCCAGCCTGGAGATCGCGGTCGGCCTCGCGCGGGAGGGGGCCGCGAGTGCGATCGTCACGGGGCCGGTCTCCAAGGCCGAACTCTACGCGATCGGCTTCACCCATTCCGGGCAGACGGAATTCGTCGCCGAACGCTGTGGCGTGTCGCCGGGCAATGTCGCGATGATGCTCGCCGGCCCGACGCTGCGCACCGTCTGCATCACCACCCACGTTCCGCTGGCCCGCGTGCCGAGCCTGCTCAGCGTCGATCTGGTCGTGTCGCGGGCGCGGGTGACGGCGCGCGGCCTGCAGCGCGATTTCGGCATCGACAATCCGCGCATCGCCATCGCCGGCTTCAATCCCCATGCCGGGGAAAGCGGCGCGCTCGGCCGTGAGGAGATCGACATCCTGCTGCCCGCGATCGAGCAGCTGCGCGACGAAGGGATCGACATCGTCGGCCCGATGGCGGCGGACACGATGTTCCACCCCCGTGCCCGCGCCCGCTACGATGCGGCGCTGTGCACCTATCACGATCAGGCGCTGATCCCGCTCAAGACGCTGCATTTCGACGAGGGCGTCAACATGACGCTGGGCCTGCCGATCGTGCGCGCCGCGCCCGATCATGGCACCGCGTTCGAGATTGCGGGCAAGGGGCTGGCCGAGCCGGGAGCCACGATCGCGGCGATCCGGATGGCGGGCGAAGCCGCGGAGCGTCGCGCCAGCGCGTCATGA
- the rsmA gene encoding 16S rRNA (adenine(1518)-N(6)/adenine(1519)-N(6))-dimethyltransferase RsmA — MSGLADLPPLREVIAKHGLSASKSLGQNFLLDGQLLDRIARVAGNLDGQRVYEVGPGPGGLTRALLRAGATVTAVERDRRCLPALAELGEASGGRLRVIEGDALEIDERAEAGDGAHIVANLPYNVGTVLLVRWLESEAWPPFWSSLNLMFQKEVAERIVAKPGSDAYGRLAVLAQWRADAAIALNVHRSAFVPPPKVMSAVVHIVPKAMPEGVDPAKLSALTGAAFGQRRKMLRQSLKGMPGALDALTTLGIAVERRPETLSVDEFVAVARALS, encoded by the coding sequence ATGAGCGGTCTCGCCGATCTTCCCCCGCTGCGCGAGGTGATCGCGAAGCACGGGCTGTCCGCATCCAAGTCGCTGGGCCAGAATTTCCTGCTCGATGGCCAGCTGCTCGATCGCATCGCGCGGGTGGCGGGCAATCTGGACGGGCAGCGCGTCTACGAGGTCGGCCCTGGCCCCGGCGGGCTGACCCGTGCGCTGCTCCGCGCCGGCGCCACCGTGACCGCCGTGGAGCGCGACCGGCGCTGCCTCCCCGCGCTGGCGGAGCTTGGCGAGGCCTCGGGCGGGCGGCTGCGCGTGATCGAGGGCGATGCGCTGGAAATCGACGAGCGGGCGGAGGCCGGCGACGGTGCGCACATCGTCGCCAACCTGCCCTACAATGTCGGTACCGTGCTGCTGGTCCGCTGGCTGGAGAGCGAGGCGTGGCCGCCCTTCTGGTCCTCGCTCAACCTGATGTTCCAGAAGGAGGTCGCCGAGCGGATCGTCGCGAAGCCCGGTAGCGACGCTTATGGGCGGCTGGCGGTGCTTGCCCAGTGGCGCGCCGACGCCGCGATCGCGCTCAACGTCCACCGATCGGCCTTCGTGCCGCCGCCCAAGGTGATGTCGGCGGTGGTGCACATCGTGCCCAAGGCGATGCCGGAAGGCGTCGATCCGGCGAAGCTCTCCGCACTCACCGGCGCCGCCTTCGGGCAGCGCCGCAAGATGCTGCGCCAGAGCCTGAAGGGGATGCCCGGCGCGCTGGACGCGCTGACGACGCTCGGCATCGCGGTGGAGCGTCGCCCGGAGACGCTCTCGGTCGACGAATTCGTCGCAGTGGCGCGGGCACTCAGCTAA
- a CDS encoding tetratricopeptide repeat protein, whose product MRFLALASAAVLGVLTISSGSLGQKPDSQINPTSLTFEKRGEAALAAGNLPAANDALEAAVVADPKNRAAFVSLGKVAQAQAMPGKAIRYYKNALLLEPNDLAALSGEGDALVQRGAVDRAKDNLARVQKLCGNATCPAATTLAAAIAKGPPAAVQTAQVTDKVPPKGQEATTPEKN is encoded by the coding sequence ATGCGGTTCCTCGCCCTTGCCTCTGCTGCCGTGCTCGGCGTGTTGACGATTTCCAGCGGAAGCTTGGGCCAGAAGCCGGACAGCCAGATCAACCCGACTTCGCTGACCTTCGAGAAGCGCGGCGAGGCGGCACTGGCCGCCGGCAACCTGCCCGCCGCCAACGATGCGCTGGAGGCAGCGGTGGTCGCCGATCCCAAGAATCGTGCGGCCTTCGTGTCGCTCGGCAAGGTCGCGCAGGCGCAGGCGATGCCGGGCAAGGCGATCCGCTACTACAAGAACGCGCTGCTGCTGGAGCCGAACGATCTCGCGGCGCTGTCGGGCGAGGGTGATGCGCTGGTCCAGCGCGGCGCGGTCGATCGCGCCAAGGACAATCTCGCGCGCGTCCAGAAGCTCTGCGGCAACGCGACCTGCCCGGCCGCGACAACGCTCGCCGCCGCGATCGCCAAGGGCCCGCCGGCCGCAGTGCAGACCGCGCAGGTGACCGACAAGGTGCCGCCGAAGGGCCAGGAAGCCACCACGCCCGAGAAGAACTGA
- a CDS encoding RsmB/NOP family class I SAM-dependent RNA methyltransferase — protein MTPQARAQAAIDILDEVIAAARDAGAAADVIIQRYFRARRYAGSKDRRAVRELVYAAIRRSGERPESGRAALIGLAEGDPALAALFDGSVHGPPPIAANETSAEAAEVPMWLRDKLGGLGLLERAPLDLRINRLKDGPIAIEGAEPTPHAPDGLRLPEGTLVDTLPEYEAGLVEVQDEGSQLVTIACAAEPGMKVVDLCAGAGGKTLGLAAAMDDRGIIFACDADRNRLSRLAPRAERAGVTIAETRLLDGGREIMALGDLMGVADLVVVDAPCSGTGTWRRNPEARWRLTPERLARVVALQSRLLDVAARLVRPGGTLVHIVCSLLDEEGAGQAEAFLARHPGWAAEPVMLPAGTPRGPGLRLTPATDGTDGFFVARLKAPC, from the coding sequence ATGACCCCGCAGGCCCGCGCCCAGGCGGCGATCGACATTCTCGACGAGGTGATCGCCGCCGCGCGTGATGCCGGCGCGGCCGCCGACGTCATCATCCAGCGTTACTTCCGCGCGCGCCGCTACGCGGGGTCGAAGGACCGCCGCGCGGTGCGCGAACTGGTCTATGCCGCGATTCGTCGTTCGGGCGAGCGGCCCGAAAGCGGGCGTGCCGCGCTGATCGGGCTGGCGGAGGGGGATCCGGCGCTCGCCGCTCTGTTCGATGGTTCGGTCCACGGTCCGCCGCCGATCGCCGCCAACGAAACCAGCGCCGAAGCGGCCGAAGTGCCGATGTGGCTGCGCGACAAGCTCGGCGGGCTGGGCCTGCTTGAGCGCGCACCGCTCGATCTCCGGATCAACCGCCTCAAGGACGGCCCGATCGCCATCGAGGGGGCGGAGCCGACACCCCACGCGCCCGACGGCCTGCGCCTGCCCGAAGGTACACTGGTCGATACGCTGCCCGAATATGAGGCCGGTCTGGTCGAGGTGCAGGACGAGGGCAGCCAGCTCGTCACGATCGCCTGCGCCGCCGAGCCCGGCATGAAGGTGGTCGATCTCTGCGCAGGCGCCGGCGGCAAGACGCTGGGCCTCGCGGCGGCGATGGACGATCGCGGCATCATCTTCGCCTGCGACGCGGATCGCAACCGCCTCTCGCGCCTGGCGCCCCGTGCCGAGCGGGCCGGCGTGACCATCGCGGAGACGCGCCTGCTCGACGGCGGGCGCGAGATCATGGCGCTGGGCGATCTGATGGGCGTGGCCGATCTCGTGGTGGTGGACGCGCCCTGTTCGGGGACAGGCACCTGGCGGCGCAATCCGGAGGCGCGCTGGCGCCTCACGCCCGAGCGGCTGGCGCGGGTGGTGGCGCTGCAATCGCGCCTGCTCGATGTCGCGGCGCGGCTGGTGCGGCCGGGCGGCACGCTTGTCCACATCGTCTGCTCGCTGCTCGACGAGGAGGGGGCGGGGCAGGCCGAGGCCTTCCTCGCGCGCCATCCGGGCTGGGCGGCCGAACCGGTCATGCTCCCCGCCGGCACCCCGCGCGGGCCGGGCCTGCGCCTGACCCCCGCCACCGACGGTACCGACGGCTTTTTCGTCGCGAGGCTCAAGGCACCGTGCTAG